The nucleotide sequence CCTCGCTGTTGCTGTGCCTGCTGCTGCAAGTCCATGACTACTGCGGAGCCTCGCCGACCAAGCCCAAAAACATCTTCGGCAGATGCGGCACCTATGACATCGTGGACAACGGGCGCGGCCTGTTCGTTGTCGCTTTACGTGCCAGGTTTGCTCGCAGTCTCCAACCCAACGCAGAGTGGTCCCTTCTGGAAAAGACCGACTCGCCCCAACGGATGACCGTCGACCGCCTGACGGGCGATATCCTGCTGGCCAACTACGGCGGGGGTTGGATCACGGTGTTCGATGGCACGAACATCGAGACGATAAGAACCTGCCCAGAGCCGGTGGATATTGCGATCGACCAGGATCGGCGGCGGATGTACGTGGCCTGCGAGCGGATTGGCGTAATGCCGGTCTACGACCTTGACGGCGAACACGAACTGATCGAGACCCGGGACTCGCAGATCTTATCCGTCAGCCTTTCTTTGGACCAGAAACGGCACAGACTCTACGCCACCTCGGAGATCCTCTGGGGCGCGCTAGAGGCCTTTGACCTCGACAGCGACTCGCACAGCGTGATCTACCCTGGGTTGCTCGTCTGGGGCGTGGCTGTGGACGAACTTACCGGCAACGTCTGGGTCGCCCGACCGCTGGCTGGACTGCTCGAGGTCTACGACCCTCAGCTGCACAAACTGGCCTCGGTGCGGGTGGGCACCTCGCCGCGCGATCTGGCGATCGACCCACAGCGACGGGTGCTGCTGGCGGGCAACTATTTCTCGGGCACCGTGGCTGTTGTCGACCTGGACCAAATGCGGCTGGTCCGGCGACTGCGCGTGGGGCGCTACAGCCCGCTGCCGCTGCTCACCGGCGTGTACGTGGGCACGGACGGCTGGTGGTACGCAGCGGACCGCCACGGGGTCTGGCGCATCAGGCCCAGCCTGCCGCCTGAGCCGGACGCCGATTGCTGGCCGCCGGAGATGTCGCCGGTGCCGGAGCTGGTCCTGTGAGATGAGAAAGCCCAAGGGCGCGGACCTGGTCAACCTGCTAATCGTCACGTTGCCGATTGCGGCCTGGCTCGAGGGGCTCGTTCGCGGCAGCGGCGCGTCGCTTTGGCTGCGAGACTGGCTGCTCTCGGGCCTGGCCACGGTGTCGTTCCTGATCGTTTTTTCCAACTTGACCAGCAAGCACGGCTACCTCTGGGTCCTGGCGCTGGTCGCGATAATCTGCACGCTGCACGGCCTGCGCGTGGCCCGTCGACCCAACGATCCGCGTGGTTTCTTACAAACCGCCGGTCGGACGTTTATCACGTTTTGGAAATACGTGGCCATCGTCTTCGTGCTCGTGGGCTGGTGGGTGCTTGCGATCAAGTTTCCGGGCTGGAGCGCGCTGATTGCGCTTTGCGGGCTTGCCGCCTACCTGGCGACCCGCGAGCGCGCCTTTGTCCGTCGCAACTTCGCCGCGATGCTCGGAGTGGCTTCGCTGTCGCTATTCATGCTGTTGCAGGTCCACGAGTTCGCAACGGCCCAGACCGCGGGCGGCGTGCGGATCTTCGAGCGTTACGGCGCCTACGACATCGCGGACAACGGACGCGGGCTGTTTGTGGTCACCGCGCGCCATCCCGACGCCTTTAGGCTGATGCCCAACCAAAGCTGGCAGGACGTACAGCAGGCCTACAATCCACAGCGGATGGCGGTCGACCGCCAAACGGGCGAGATCCTACTGGCGAACTACCTCGGATCGCGGATCACGATCTTCGACGGCATTCAATCCGAGACGATCAAAACCTGTAGATGGCCGGTGGACATGGCCGTCGACCAGGACCGGCGGCGGTTGTACGTGGCCTGCGAGGGGATCCAGGAGCTGCAAGTCTATCAGCTCGACGGCGACCGCTCGCAAATCGACGCATGGTCCTCGCAGATCATGTCGTACAGCCTGGCTCTGGATCAGGTGCGGCACAGGCTCTACACCACCTCCGAGATCCTCTGGGGCGCGCTTGAGGCGTTCGACACAACGGACGGCTCGCGCAGCAAGATCCACCCCGGGCTGATTGTCTGGGGCGTGGCCGTGGACGAGCTGACCGGCAACGTCTGGATCGCCCGACCGCTGCCCGGAGTGCTCGAGGTCTACGACCCGCAGCTGCGCAAACTGGCCTCGGTGCGCGTGGGCACCTCGCCGCGCGATCTGGCGATCGATCCGCAGCGCCGGGTGCTGCTGGCGGGCAACTATTTCTCGGGCACCTTGGCCGTGGTCGACCTGGACCAAATGCGGCTGGTCCAACGCCTGAGCGTGGGGAGCTACAGCCCACTGCCGCTGCTCACCGGCGTGTACGTGGGCACGGACGGCTGGTGGTACACCGCGGATCGTTCGGGGGTCTGGCGCATCAGGCCCAGCGTGCCGCCCGAGCCGAACACCTACGGCTGGCCGCCGTCGCCAACCGGACTATAGACGGGAATTAATGAAGCGCAGCACGCGCGGTATGATCGCGCTGTTGACCCACAGCTTCCTAAAACGCAGACGGGTGATCGGGTAGCACAGTCTGGTGATCCAGCGAAACAGGGTCGAGCGCACGAACAGGTACGAGGGATTCATCATTAGCGAGAGAAAGTACAGCCGGACCAGAAACCGCCGCTGCTTCTGGTCGACCCAGGTCAGGTCCAGCCGGTCGGCCTCGCCCCAATTGTAGTGACTCCAGTACTCGATGGTCTGCGGCGGCTCGAATCCGTAATCGCGTTGCACCAGCTTGAACAGCTTGGTCCCCGGATAGGGCAGCAGCATTTTAATGGTGCCGCAGTCGCACTGCGGATTGTGCTCCTTGAGCCGGTTCATCAGGTCCACCGACTGCTTGATGTCCTCCATGCTCTCGCCGGGAAAGCCGGACATGAAGTTGTAGGTCGGCTTGATGCCGGCGTTGCGCAACGTCTGGTTGATCTCGAACAGCTTGCCGAAGTCGACCCGCTTATCGATCAGCTCCTGAATGCGCTCTGATCCGCTCTCCACGCCGATGTTGATTACCTTGCAGCCGGCGCGCGCCAGCAGCTTCAGATCGTCGGGCCCCAGCTTGTGCGTGGTGGCCACGTCCGCGCCGAAGATCGAGAACGTCCTGTCGTTGTCCTGCTCGATCAGCCGCTGGCAGATCGCCAACACGCGCCTGATGTCGACCATGATGTTGTCGTCCATCAGCTGGAAATGCTTAATGCCGTACTCGCGCTCGAACATCAGGATCATCCGCACGACCCAGTCCACGCTATAGGCGCGCCAGGAGCGCTGGTAGACCGTACTCTGGTAACAATAGGCGCAGCTGTTGGGGCAGCCGCGGGAAGTTAGAAGGGTGATCGCCGGGCCGTATCCGCCGTTCTCGATGTAGTTGCGCATGTCGACCAGGTCCAGCCGCAGATCCTCGATCTGCGCCAAGTCGATCTGTTCGGCCAGCCGTCTCTCGTTTGGCGGTGGAACGGGATCGCCGCGCCGCAGCAGGCCTTGGACCCCCCGGTCGTTGCCCGCGATCAGCTCGCGCAGGGCGATCTCGCCCTCGCCGCGAATCAGGTAGTCCGCGCCGCCTTGTTCCAGCGCCAGCTCGGGCAGTTGAGTGGGCAGCACGCCGCCCCAGACCACGGCCGCGTCGCTTTGCTCGTGTACCTGCGCGGTGATCTGCGCCGCGTGTTCGAGCTGCTTGCCGATCATGCAGGTAATGCCGACCCAGGCCAGGTCCGGCCCCAGATAGCTTTGCAGCGGGCGGTCCTCAAAGCGCAAGTCGCAGATCTCCACGTGCAGATCGCGCGGCAATGCCGTGGCCAGACTGATCAGATGATACGGTGGTGTCCTGTCGCCGATGATCCGTTTACCAAACGGATTGACCAACAAGACGCGAGAGCCCTTGGTCATGCTCGCTTCCCTGGTGTTAACCACGGATGTTTTAGGAGATTCACACTATCTGAATCAAACGAAGATTGCCATTGAGAGGAATACAATGGGGGAAAGATCCCCATTCGTTTATCGCGCGGTGGCCCTTTGCATTAGGGCCAGCGAATTACGCGAGCCATGCTGCGGTTCCAAGCCGCCGCGAGTTGTGCTGCGGCTCAAAGCCGCCCCGCCCTACTGCCCGATCTTGCGTAGTTCGAACAGCGCATCGTCGATCAGCGGGTCGATCTCGAACGACATAAACCGATAGCTGCCCCAGACCCGGTCTTGCAAGTCGACGTACTCCAAATGCAGCGGCATGCCGCTGCCCAGATCAAAGGCCATGTTCAGCCGCCTAAATTTCAGGCCGTCGGCCTGATCGTCGCCGATCAACACGCTGTAGCGCTTGAGCCGGTGCCCGGGCATGCTGCGCTGGTCAATGCCCAAGACCTCGACCCGGCAGCCGCCGAGCTCGCGGGCCCGGTCGTAGAGCCCCTGGGCAAAGTCCAGCTGCTTGCCGAAGTCGTAGTCGATCATGCGAAAGTGGTGCGGATAGAGCGTATCGGCAAAGGCGCTGTCGAGCCTGAAGCGCAGCACTCCGAACAGGCCGCGCAGTCCGGTCTCCAAAACCAGGAAGTGGTCCGGCCCGTCGCGGGACTCGACATACGAGGCCTGCATTCCGGCGTTCCCGCCGCCGGGCAGCCAACGCACGTACATCCGCAGCGGCGATTTGTCGAAAACCACGAAGATCCGCTCCATCTCGCTGGTGCGTCCGCGAACCAGCTCGCGCACCTCGACCATTGCACTGTAGTTTTGCAGCACATCGTAGGCCGCGTGGGCGCGCAGCAGCGATTGGTCGAGCTGCTCGCGCGGCGTAGGCGATTCGGCCGGCGGCGCGTCGGGCCGCGCGACCGGCGCACACAGCAGTAGGGCCGCGAGCAACGCACAGGCCGCGATCGAGCGCATGCGACGCATACTCGCTAGCGCTCCTCCCAGGCGGCGACGCCGGACCGGCGCAGGGCCCAGAGCGGCGTGCCGATCAGCACCAGCAGGATTATCAACCAGGTTAAAATGCGTACCGACTTCATTGGTAACCTTGGAATTTACTCGTCAGCGGGATTTTGCTCAAGCCGTTGTTCCCGCGTAATCTGATATCCATGATCAAACGCCACGCCGCGCTCTTGTGGATCATCGCGCTGCTCGCGCTGTACGCCTGCCTGGCCTGCTGCCAAGGCGCGGACGATGACGACGACGTCATGGACGATAGCAGCGACGACGACGACGTTGTGGACGATGACGACGATCAACCCGATGACGACGACCTGGGCGACGATGATCAGCCCGACGACGATGATGACGATGGTCCCTTTTACGCGGACTTCCTGCGCTTTTGGCAGACCATGGACCAGGGGTACGCCTACTTCACGCATAAGAGCATTGACTGGGACGCGGCGTTCGAGCGCTACGCGCCCTTGGCCCGTGTGCAGAATGATCGGGCGCAGTTCAGCCTGCTGATCGCGCAGATCACCGCCTCGCTTGGCGATTCGCACACCTGGTCCACGCTGGCCGGCGTGCCCGCGGACCTGTTGCCCGACCGCACGCCCACCGGCGTGTGCCTCGAACGGATGGACGGCGCGGTGTACGTCACGCGCCCCAGCGTCCAGGCCGCGGGATTGGAGCCCGGCGACGAAGTGCTGCTGATCGACGGCGAGACTCCGGACGAGCTGCTGGAGCGCGCCATGGACTGGGAGGGCTGCTCGTCGCCGCAGTGCTGCGACTTCTGGCGCCTCTCGCACGTCGAGCGCTTCAGCGCGGGCGCGGATCAGGTGCAGTACACCGTGGAACGCGCGGGGCTGGAGTTGCAGTTCAGTGTGCCGCGCAACGGCGAAAGCTTTGGCGCTTGCACGCCCCAGCCGCTGCTCGACTTTCTGGCCGACGCCCAGGGCGAGGTGTTGCGCTACAAGCCGCTGGGCGCGGACCTGGGCTACCTGCGCCTGACCACGCTCAACTCCGGCTATGAGGAGCAGATCCTCTCCGAGCTCGACGCGGCGCTGGCGCTGTTCTCCGGGCGCGACGGCATTGTGTTCGACGCGCGATACAACCGCGGCGGCTCGGACTTGGTGGCGATGTCGGTGTTGGCGCGCTTTCTCGACCGGATCGTCACGCCCGCTTTTTTCCGCTACAAAAGCGGGCCGGGCCACGACGATTTCACCCTCTGGATCCCCCATCCCGTGCTGCCGGGCAACGATCCGAACTCCCTGGACGTGGTGTTCCTGATTAACGGCGCGTGCATCAGCGCCGGCGACTTCTTTGCCGCGGCCGCGAGCTACGTGCAAAGCTTCAGCGTGCTGGGCACGACCTCCTGCGGGGGCACGGGAGCGCCGCGTAGCGACACCCTGCCCGACTCGGGGATCGTCTATCGCTACTCGCAGATGCAGCGCCGCTATCAGCGCACCGGCGAGCAGATCGAGGGGATCGGCGTGGCGCCGGAATACAACGTGCCCAGCGACCCGCTGGACCTGGCTGCGGGCGTCGACACCCAGCTCGAGGCGGCGGCCGCGCTGTTGCGCGCACGCTGAGCGATTCGGGGCTGGTCCGTTGACAGCTGTTGAACGCCGAGCCGGGCCTCGGGTATAAGGGTTATACAGCTACGCCTGACAACTCCATTGAGCCGGTGCATCTTTGACCCAGGCTTGATTTCGCACAATCGCGCGCATTCGACAAATCATTGTCAAAACAGCCCGAACTATTGGTGGGGGCGGCGATGCAGTACAGGTCCATGGGCCAGGTGTTTTACGAGCGCGTCCAGCGGCTGGGCGAGCGCGAGGCCTACCGTTACAAGCAAGACGACCAATGGATCTCGGTCGACTGGACCGGGTTCGGCCGCCAGGTGCGCAACCTGGCGCTGGCCCTGCTCGAGACCGGCCTGACCAAAGGCGACCGCGTCTGCGTACTGTGCAACACCCGTCGCGAGTGGGAGCTTTCCGACAAAGCGATCACGCTGTTCGGCGGAATCACCGTGGGCATCTACCAGACTTTGCCGTCGAGCCAGATCGAATATCACGTGGCGCATTCCGAGGCCAAGGCGATCGTGATCGAGGACAGTGCGCAGTTCCACAAAGTGCTCGAGGTGCTCGAGCGCTGCCCGACCCTGCAAACGCTGATCGTGATCGACCCCGAGGGCTGCCAGGGCACGGGCTTCCATCGCTTTTACGAAATGCTCGATGGCTCTGACGAGCGCGAGCAGCGGCTGGGCGCACGCCTGGACGAGCTGGCCGCGAGCGTCGAGCCCAGCGACCCGGTGACCTTCATCTACACCTCGGGCACCACCGGCCCGCCCAAGGGCGCGATCATCACCCACTACAACCTGATGAGCGAGGGCGAGTGGCTGGCCGTGGAGAACAAGGTCACTCCCGACGACCTGACCCTGACCTGGCTGCCCTTTGCCCACATCTTCCAGCGCGCCACCACGGCCGCGGGCACCTGGGGCGGCGCGGCCACGGCCTTTGCCGAGTCCATCGACAAGCTGATCGCCAACCTGGGCG is from Candidatus Alcyoniella australis and encodes:
- a CDS encoding S41 family peptidase, which gives rise to MIKRHAALLWIIALLALYACLACCQGADDDDDVMDDSSDDDDVVDDDDDQPDDDDLGDDDQPDDDDDDGPFYADFLRFWQTMDQGYAYFTHKSIDWDAAFERYAPLARVQNDRAQFSLLIAQITASLGDSHTWSTLAGVPADLLPDRTPTGVCLERMDGAVYVTRPSVQAAGLEPGDEVLLIDGETPDELLERAMDWEGCSSPQCCDFWRLSHVERFSAGADQVQYTVERAGLELQFSVPRNGESFGACTPQPLLDFLADAQGEVLRYKPLGADLGYLRLTTLNSGYEEQILSELDAALALFSGRDGIVFDARYNRGGSDLVAMSVLARFLDRIVTPAFFRYKSGPGHDDFTLWIPHPVLPGNDPNSLDVVFLINGACISAGDFFAAAASYVQSFSVLGTTSCGGTGAPRSDTLPDSGIVYRYSQMQRRYQRTGEQIEGIGVAPEYNVPSDPLDLAAGVDTQLEAAAALLRAR
- a CDS encoding DUF1571 domain-containing protein, translated to MRRMRSIAACALLAALLLCAPVARPDAPPAESPTPREQLDQSLLRAHAAYDVLQNYSAMVEVRELVRGRTSEMERIFVVFDKSPLRMYVRWLPGGGNAGMQASYVESRDGPDHFLVLETGLRGLFGVLRFRLDSAFADTLYPHHFRMIDYDFGKQLDFAQGLYDRARELGGCRVEVLGIDQRSMPGHRLKRYSVLIGDDQADGLKFRRLNMAFDLGSGMPLHLEYVDLQDRVWGSYRFMSFEIDPLIDDALFELRKIGQ
- a CDS encoding radical SAM protein; translation: MTKGSRVLLVNPFGKRIIGDRTPPYHLISLATALPRDLHVEICDLRFEDRPLQSYLGPDLAWVGITCMIGKQLEHAAQITAQVHEQSDAAVVWGGVLPTQLPELALEQGGADYLIRGEGEIALRELIAGNDRGVQGLLRRGDPVPPPNERRLAEQIDLAQIEDLRLDLVDMRNYIENGGYGPAITLLTSRGCPNSCAYCYQSTVYQRSWRAYSVDWVVRMILMFEREYGIKHFQLMDDNIMVDIRRVLAICQRLIEQDNDRTFSIFGADVATTHKLGPDDLKLLARAGCKVINIGVESGSERIQELIDKRVDFGKLFEINQTLRNAGIKPTYNFMSGFPGESMEDIKQSVDLMNRLKEHNPQCDCGTIKMLLPYPGTKLFKLVQRDYGFEPPQTIEYWSHYNWGEADRLDLTWVDQKQRRFLVRLYFLSLMMNPSYLFVRSTLFRWITRLCYPITRLRFRKLWVNSAIIPRVLRFINSRL